The Poseidonibacter lekithochrous region AGTAGATCTAGAAATAGATAATCTAGCTGTTTCTAAATCACCTCTTGTTTGGGTATGTTCTTTTTCAATATTTAATAAATCGTATTTAGATTTAATCCCTCTTGCTACAAGTTTTTTTATAGTTTTTCTTTGTTCAATAATAAACTTTAAACTTTGCTCAAGTTTTCTAATATTACTTTCTATCTCTTTTTGTTCTTGAATTTTTTGATTTAATTGAGTATCAAGAACTCTAACTGACGATTTTAATTCTCTAAATTTATTTTCTAGAAAAAGCATTTCTGAAAGGTCATATCTTGAAGGATCTTCAATAACTTTTTTATCAAACTTTACTTTTGGTAAAGGTTTATTTATTTCTATATTTGATTCTATTACAAGTCTAGTTTTTAAAGCTAAAAGAGAATAATACTCTTGTAAACTTTCTTCTAATGTAGCTTGAAACCTTGTAGTATCAATCTTCATTAAAGAGTCACCTTTTTTTACTGTTTGTCCTTCTTTTACAGATATCTCAGAAATAATACCACCATCTAAAGATTGAACCGTTTGAATTTTATCAGTTGGGATAACTTTACCATTTCCTCTTGCTAATTCATCAATTTGAGCAAAAGTAGCCCATAATAAAAATGATATGAAAATACCAACTACTAATAAAAAAACATAATTAGCTCGACTAGAAGGTTCTTCATTAGATGCAGAATAACTTGAATAAACAAAATCTAAATCTTCTTCTTCATTAGATAAGCCATATAATCTTCTTACCCAATTAAAAAAACCTCTTTTTTTTACCTTTTTTACCTCTTCAACAGAATCATCATCATTTTGAGTT contains the following coding sequences:
- a CDS encoding HlyD family type I secretion periplasmic adaptor subunit — encoded protein: MDIEKKEEIIENPDHLTIVDVDSSSTKTTEEKKLEDTLTQNDDDSVEEVKKVKKRGFFNWVRRLYGLSNEEEDLDFVYSSYSASNEEPSSRANYVFLLVVGIFISFLLWATFAQIDELARGNGKVIPTDKIQTVQSLDGGIISEISVKEGQTVKKGDSLMKIDTTRFQATLEESLQEYYSLLALKTRLVIESNIEINKPLPKVKFDKKVIEDPSRYDLSEMLFLENKFRELKSSVRVLDTQLNQKIQEQKEIESNIRKLEQSLKFIIEQRKTIKKLVARGIKSKYDLLNIEKEHTQTRGDLETARLSISRSTYAIAEAKHRISERINTFRAEASNELQQTLSQINRFEAKLVGDEDKVARTVITSPVDGIVKQLNLNTIGGVVQSGMELIEIVPLSDALVVEAKIDPKDIAFINPSQKAIIKITAYDFSIYGGLDGKIIEISADSIVDKESKEGKSYYRVLVKTDKNYLERQGIRLPIIPGMVASVDIVTGKKTILDFLLKPILKVKQDSLHER